The following proteins come from a genomic window of Acidobacteriota bacterium:
- a CDS encoding TetR/AcrR family transcriptional regulator — protein MRTVKGPRRTARQAILDAAAGALADSPNESMAVIAEAAGVGRATLYRHFPSREALLSELSLEAIRLMDEATVPILENASSAEEAFRRMLEAWLPFGDRFHFLATIPVSDLGPDVAVESQRQLDDLAAFVDHAKGEGLFARNVSTAWIVATIDALIWTAWSSVHRGELALRDAAPMVFRTLVEGLRRDDASETS, from the coding sequence ATGAGAACGGTGAAAGGCCCTCGCCGCACGGCTCGCCAAGCGATCCTCGACGCCGCCGCCGGCGCCCTCGCCGACTCACCCAACGAGTCGATGGCGGTGATCGCCGAGGCGGCCGGAGTCGGCCGGGCGACCCTCTATCGCCATTTCCCTTCCCGCGAAGCGCTCCTCTCGGAGCTGTCCCTCGAAGCCATTCGACTGATGGACGAGGCGACGGTTCCCATCCTCGAGAATGCCTCGAGCGCGGAAGAGGCCTTCCGCCGGATGCTCGAGGCCTGGTTGCCGTTCGGAGATCGTTTTCATTTTCTCGCCACCATCCCGGTCTCCGATCTCGGCCCCGACGTGGCGGTCGAAAGCCAGCGCCAGCTCGACGACCTCGCCGCCTTCGTCGACCACGCCAAGGGCGAAGGCCTGTTTGCCCGCAACGTCTCGACGGCCTGGATCGTCGCCACCATCGATGCGCTGATTTGGACCGCCTGGAGCAGCGTCCATCGCGGTGAGCTGGCCCTGCGGGACGCCGCTCCCATGGTCTTCAGAACCCTAGTCGAGGGTTTGCGACGGGACGACGCCAGCGAAACTTCTTAG
- a CDS encoding dual specificity protein phosphatase family protein — MARFWREIRWLTLVALLCTTPGLASERPEAWAEAMPLAGAPNLHRVSATLYRSAQPSAEGMANLENLGVATVVNLRSFSSDRDELEGTGLAYEHIYMKAWHPERKEVVRFLRIVTNARRTPVLVHCKHGADRTGTMVALYRIVVEGWSKEEALKEMTTGGFGFHRIWSNLPRWIEKLDIEALRQELDLPSVAHP; from the coding sequence ATGGCTCGATTTTGGCGAGAGATTCGCTGGCTGACGCTGGTGGCGCTGCTCTGCACGACCCCTGGTCTGGCCTCAGAGCGGCCTGAGGCTTGGGCCGAGGCGATGCCTCTCGCGGGGGCCCCGAATCTTCACCGAGTCAGCGCAACCCTCTACCGCAGCGCCCAGCCTTCGGCGGAAGGCATGGCGAACCTCGAGAATCTGGGCGTCGCCACGGTGGTCAATCTGCGTTCCTTCTCCTCTGATCGAGACGAGCTCGAAGGTACCGGCCTGGCCTACGAGCACATCTACATGAAGGCCTGGCACCCGGAGCGCAAAGAGGTGGTGCGCTTCCTCCGCATCGTGACCAACGCCAGGCGAACACCGGTGCTCGTGCACTGCAAGCACGGCGCCGATCGCACCGGCACGATGGTGGCCCTCTACCGCATCGTGGTCGAAGGTTGGAGCAAAGAGGAGGCCCTGAAGGAGATGACCACCGGCGGTTTCGGCTTTCATCGCATCTGGTCGAACCTGCCGCGCTGGATCGAGAAGCTCGACATCGAGGCCCTGCGGCAAGAGCTCGATCTTCCGTCTGTAGCCCATCCCTAG
- a CDS encoding glycosyltransferase family 39 protein — protein MPSPRRAAVGILCLHGLLQGLLGWLYCAGGGKGLVGDEQTYRAAAEAMATTGRLALDPLWPPLYPWLLSRLYLLPGDPLVWTLVLQALAVPAIVWLWWRLGERLTGSASVAALGATGLLLYPPLVAYGHFLWPEILHLLLLSLALWLLTAAGATWRSALAAGALLGLALGAKALLLGFLPVLVLLPARAEGSRPWPSLIALAAAVALLASPWTPWARAHSSPAVAGSLEFNLRLGIDREVGRERSGEAAWRLFQAMEKAEARGTGRRAFLRRQLADELAERGPWSIARDQLQRQYFRLLDHRTFFHDQLPTGPRQGPERGYQGVPSAVGAALRVGSSAIYLLILTLTPLGLLAWRRRGQGRWWLVPAFLVYNFLLFFALYAISRYRIQMLPFLTLTAALGGAELKRGMTALPAWEKAIALAGAVLLLYLALG, from the coding sequence TTGCCCTCGCCGAGACGCGCTGCCGTCGGGATTCTCTGCCTGCACGGCCTCCTGCAGGGGCTGCTCGGGTGGCTCTACTGCGCCGGTGGAGGCAAGGGCCTCGTTGGCGACGAGCAGACCTACCGGGCGGCGGCCGAGGCGATGGCGACCACCGGTCGCCTGGCCCTCGATCCGCTCTGGCCGCCGCTCTATCCCTGGCTACTCTCCCGGCTTTACCTCCTGCCGGGAGATCCCCTGGTCTGGACCCTCGTTCTGCAGGCCCTGGCTGTGCCCGCCATCGTGTGGCTGTGGTGGCGTCTCGGCGAGCGTCTGACGGGCTCGGCGTCGGTGGCTGCTCTCGGCGCCACTGGATTGCTGCTCTATCCGCCACTCGTCGCCTACGGCCATTTTCTCTGGCCTGAGATCCTCCACCTCTTGCTGCTTAGCCTGGCTCTGTGGTTGCTCACCGCTGCGGGCGCTACCTGGCGAAGCGCCCTCGCCGCCGGCGCCCTGCTCGGCCTCGCTTTGGGCGCCAAGGCTCTGCTGCTGGGCTTCCTGCCGGTACTGGTCCTCCTGCCAGCCCGTGCCGAGGGTTCGAGACCTTGGCCCTCGCTGATCGCGCTGGCCGCCGCCGTGGCGCTCTTGGCGTCGCCTTGGACGCCGTGGGCGCGGGCCCACAGCTCTCCGGCAGTGGCCGGAAGCCTCGAGTTCAATCTGCGTCTGGGGATCGACCGCGAGGTCGGACGCGAGCGGTCCGGCGAGGCGGCATGGCGTCTGTTCCAAGCCATGGAGAAAGCCGAGGCGCGAGGCACCGGCCGCCGGGCCTTCTTGCGCCGGCAGCTCGCTGACGAGCTCGCCGAGCGCGGTCCCTGGAGCATCGCTCGCGACCAGCTCCAGCGACAATACTTCCGCTTGCTAGACCACCGCACCTTCTTCCACGATCAGCTTCCGACGGGGCCGCGCCAGGGGCCGGAGCGCGGTTACCAGGGGGTGCCCTCGGCAGTCGGCGCGGCGCTGCGCGTCGGCAGCTCGGCGATCTACCTCCTGATTCTGACGCTCACCCCCTTGGGGCTGCTCGCCTGGCGGCGAAGGGGGCAGGGGAGGTGGTGGCTCGTTCCGGCTTTTCTGGTTTACAACTTCCTGTTGTTCTTCGCCCTCTACGCGATCTCCCGATACCGCATCCAGATGCTGCCCTTTCTGACCTTGACGGCCGCCCTCGGTGGCGCCGAGCTGAAGCGGGGTATGACAGCTCTGCCGGCGTGGGAGAAAGCCATCGCCTTGGCGGGAGCGGTTCTCTTGCTCTATCTCGCCTTGGGGTAG